The following are from one region of the Anabas testudineus chromosome 2, fAnaTes1.2, whole genome shotgun sequence genome:
- the LOC113164378 gene encoding G-protein coupled bile acid receptor 1 gives MRVLHILPKMDALLTGEHLIYTITVPLSTSIILGNLIIILGISWNRQLHNTPNYFFLSLLVADMCTGVALPFIPLMGLNRELSFSSCLVAHVFPNFLFLAFLFNLVMVHYERYICIVDPLRYNTLWMHRSFPLALLVVWVPPLLYACLPAFGWNNWTGPDWNNCCGNSQTLVPLLNCSTNGTTCCSYRRVFPNAFIYLEVYGLVLPAILTIAGMTGRVLWITRGQLKDICRLHRSVERGSQASYQEQRLNLRYTRCVVAVSLTFLACWVPYLIYQHVCMAILISDTKWSSTTHIVLSCTGIGSMAVVPLVLGVANRQYTEPAYKLLLKLRDRWSRRMHESEDLTV, from the coding sequence ATGAGAGTTCTGCACATCTTACCTAAGATGGACGCTCTTCTCACTGGAGAGCATCTCATCTACACCATCACCGTGCCGCTGTCGACCTCCATCATCTTGGGCAACCTCATCATCATTCTAGGCATCTCCTGGAACCGCCAGCTCCACAACACGCCCAACTACTTCTTCCTCAGCTTGCTGGTTGCTGACATGTGTACGGGCGTGGCTCTTCCCTTCATACCATTGATGGGCCTGAACCGAGAGTTAAGTTTTAGCTCCTGTTTGGTGGCTCACGTTTTCCCAAACTTCCTCTTCTTGGCGTTCCTCTTCAACCTGGTAATGGTCCACTATGAACGCTACATTTGCATCGTCGACCCCCTTCGTTACAATACCTTGTGGATGCATCGCAGTTTCCCTCTAGCGTTGCTCGTGGTGTGGGTGCCCCCACTTCTGTATGCATGCCTACCTGCTTTTGGGTGGAATAATTGGACAGGGCCTGATTGGAACAACTGTTGTGGGAACAGTCAAACGTTAGTGCCACTTTTAAACTGTTCAACAAATGGAACCACCTGCTGCTCGTACAGGCGAGTATTCCCCAATGCTTTTATCTACTTGGAAGTGTATGGACTCGTATTACCTGCTATTCTTACCATCGCTGGCATGACCGGCCGTGTTTTGTGGATCACCCGAGGTCAGCTGAAGGACATCTGCCGTCTCCATCGTTCGGTGGAGCGTGGAAGTCAGGCCTCATACCAAGAGCAGAGGCTGAACCTGCGATACACTCGATGTGTGGTGGCCGTGTCGCTGACCTTTCTCGCCTGCTGGGTTCCTTACCTGATTTACCAGCACGTCTGCATGGCAATTCTTATCAGTGACACCAAGTGGAGCTCCACCACTCATATTGTTCTGTCTTGCACTGGCATCGGAAGCATGGCTGTGGTGCCCCTAGTGCTTGGAGTGGCTAACAGGCAGTACACAGAACCTGCATACAAGCTTCTCTTAAAactgagagacagatggagTCGAAGGATGCATGAATCAGAGGATTTGACAGTGTGA
- the LOC113164571 gene encoding keratin, type I cytoskeletal 18-like isoform X1, translated as MPSNTAASMYGGAGGRGSRASVTTLDGLRNVLRNETERDSAPAPAAAPVTQAAPPAPPAPVAPADDKQTLRGLNKRLQDYLGKVNELQAENDDLEKQIDDILAKREKPEGRDWDEVQKPLDELREKIKDIAMDSAKLLLENDNTKMANDDLKNKLQDEKNARTALERELEDLNKVMEDTKLTQENMKKEIELVKDEIDRLEKEHKDMVDDLCDKIKESKVEVELVSQNSNLSEIISKIRKQYEKLGEKNRKEAEEWYQSKFDNIKEADAQNIEATNYGKTELKEKLKEKQTLEIMITSMHRTIQNLEVNLKNTKLEYDQQLFPINQTIMNLEAELKRVRSQVEHQVHINNELVSVKMKLEAELRKYDDLMKSIMPEISLALSDAVKDEQKPEHQGFKLEHVIE; from the exons ATGCCTTCAAACACCGCCGCCAGCATGTATGGTGGAGCCGGGGGAAGGGGCTCCAGAGCATCCGTGACGACCCTGGACGGGCTGCGTAACGTGCTGCGCAACGAGACCGAAAGAGACTCCGCTCCCGCCCCAGCCGCCGCTCCAGTGACCCAGGCCGCTCCTCCCGCTCCTCCCGCTCCTGTCGCTCCCGCAGACGACAAGCAGACTCTGCGGGGTCTGAACAAGCGGCTGCAGGATTACCTGGGCAAGGTGAATGAGCTGCAGGCGGAGAACGACGATCTGGAGAAACAGATTGATGACATTTTAGCAAAGAGGGAAAAACCCGAGGGAAGAGACTGGGATGAGGTCCAGAAACCCCTGGATGAACTCAGAGAGAAG ATCAAAGATATTGCCATGGACAGTGCCAAGCTGCTGCTTGAGAATGACAACACCAAAATGGCCAATGACGACTTGAAGAACAA GCTCCAGGATGAGAAAAATGCACGTACGGCATTAGAAAGAGAACTGGAGGATCTGAATAAGGTCATGGAGGACACCAAGCTAACCCAGGAGAACATGAAGAAAGAGATTGAATTGGTGAAGGACGAGATTGATCGCCTTGAGAAGGAACACAAGGAT ATGGTGGATGACCTGTGTGACAAGATCAAGGAGTccaaggtggaggtggagttgGTATCCCAGAATTCCAACCTGTCTGAGATTATCAGCAAGATCCGAAAACAGTATGAAAAATTAGGCGAGAAGAACAGGAAGGAAGCAGAGGAATGGTACCAGAGCAAG TTTGACAACATCAAGGAGGCAGACGCCCAAAACATTGAAGCCACGAATTATGGAAAGACGGAGCTCAAGGAAAAGCTCAAAGAGAAACAAACGTTGGAAATTATGATTACGAGCATGCACAGAAcg ATCCAAAACCTGGAGGTAAACCTAAAGAACACCAAACTGGAGTACGATCAACAACTGTTCCCCATCAACCAGACTATAATGAACCTGGAGGCTGAATTGAAAAGGGTGAGGTCACAGGTGGAGCACCAGGTGCACATCAACAATGAGCTGGTGAGTGTGAAGATGAAGCTGGAGGCCGAACTCAGAAAGTACGACGACCTGATGAAAAGCATCATGCCGGAAATCAG CTTGGCGCTCTCAGATGCAGTGAAAG aTGAGCAAAAGCCTGAACACCAGGGGTTCAAGCTGGAACACGTGATAGAATGA
- the LOC113164571 gene encoding keratin, type I cytoskeletal 18-like isoform X2 produces the protein MPSNTAASMYGGAGGRGSRASVTTLDGLRNVLRNETERDSAPAPAAAPVTQAAPPAPPAPVAPADDKQTLRGLNKRLQDYLGKVNELQAENDDLEKQIDDILAKREKPEGRDWDEVQKPLDELREKIKDIAMDSAKLLLENDNTKMANDDLKNKLQDEKNARTALERELEDLNKVMEDTKLTQENMKKEIELVKDEIDRLEKEHKDMVDDLCDKIKESKVEVELVSQNSNLSEIISKIRKQYEKLGEKNRKEAEEWYQSKFDNIKEADAQNIEATNYGKTELKEKLKEKQTLEIMITSMHRTIQNLEVNLKNTKLEYDQQLFPINQTIMNLEAELKRVRSQVEHQVHINNELVSVKMKLEAELRKYDDLMKSIMPEIR, from the exons ATGCCTTCAAACACCGCCGCCAGCATGTATGGTGGAGCCGGGGGAAGGGGCTCCAGAGCATCCGTGACGACCCTGGACGGGCTGCGTAACGTGCTGCGCAACGAGACCGAAAGAGACTCCGCTCCCGCCCCAGCCGCCGCTCCAGTGACCCAGGCCGCTCCTCCCGCTCCTCCCGCTCCTGTCGCTCCCGCAGACGACAAGCAGACTCTGCGGGGTCTGAACAAGCGGCTGCAGGATTACCTGGGCAAGGTGAATGAGCTGCAGGCGGAGAACGACGATCTGGAGAAACAGATTGATGACATTTTAGCAAAGAGGGAAAAACCCGAGGGAAGAGACTGGGATGAGGTCCAGAAACCCCTGGATGAACTCAGAGAGAAG ATCAAAGATATTGCCATGGACAGTGCCAAGCTGCTGCTTGAGAATGACAACACCAAAATGGCCAATGACGACTTGAAGAACAA GCTCCAGGATGAGAAAAATGCACGTACGGCATTAGAAAGAGAACTGGAGGATCTGAATAAGGTCATGGAGGACACCAAGCTAACCCAGGAGAACATGAAGAAAGAGATTGAATTGGTGAAGGACGAGATTGATCGCCTTGAGAAGGAACACAAGGAT ATGGTGGATGACCTGTGTGACAAGATCAAGGAGTccaaggtggaggtggagttgGTATCCCAGAATTCCAACCTGTCTGAGATTATCAGCAAGATCCGAAAACAGTATGAAAAATTAGGCGAGAAGAACAGGAAGGAAGCAGAGGAATGGTACCAGAGCAAG TTTGACAACATCAAGGAGGCAGACGCCCAAAACATTGAAGCCACGAATTATGGAAAGACGGAGCTCAAGGAAAAGCTCAAAGAGAAACAAACGTTGGAAATTATGATTACGAGCATGCACAGAAcg ATCCAAAACCTGGAGGTAAACCTAAAGAACACCAAACTGGAGTACGATCAACAACTGTTCCCCATCAACCAGACTATAATGAACCTGGAGGCTGAATTGAAAAGGGTGAGGTCACAGGTGGAGCACCAGGTGCACATCAACAATGAGCTGGTGAGTGTGAAGATGAAGCTGGAGGCCGAACTCAGAAAGTACGACGACCTGATGAAAAGCATCATGCCGGAAATCAG aTGA
- the arpc2 gene encoding actin-related protein 2/3 complex subunit 2 yields the protein MILLEINNRIIEETLTLKFDGASNGTKPEAVDVTFADFDGVLYHISNPNGDKTKVMVSISLKFYKELQEHGADELLKRVYGNFLVSPEPGYNVSLLYDLDALPANKDEVVHQAGMLKRNCFASVFEKYFKFQEEGKEGEKRAVVHYRDDESMYLEAKKDRVTVVFSTVFKDDDDVIIGKVFMQEFKEGRRASHTAPQVLFSHREPPLELKDTDAAVGDNIGYITFVLFPRHTNANARDNTINLIHTFRDYLHYHIKCSKAYIHTRMRAKTSDFLKVLNRARPDAEKKEMKTISGKTFSR from the exons ATGATCCTGTTAGAAATCAATAACCGTATCATAGAAGAGACGCTGACGTTGAAGTTCGACGGCGCATCTAACGG aaccAAACCAGAGGCCGTTGATGTGACATTTGCAG ATTTCGATGGCGTCTTGTACCACATCTCCAACCCCAATGGGGACAAGACCAAAGTGATGGTCAGCATCTCCCTGAAGTTCTACAAAGAGCTGCAGGAGCATGGAGCTGACGAG ctgctcAAGAGGGTCTATGGGAATTTCCTGGTCTCTCCAGAACCTG GCTACAATGTGTCCCTCCTCTACGACCTGGACGCACTACCAGCCAACAAAGACGAGGTTGTCCACCAGGCAGGGATGCTCAAGAGGAACTGCTTCGCCTCAGTGTTCGAAAAGTACTTCAAGTTCCAGGAAGAGGGCAAAGAGGGCGAGAAGAGGGCCGTGGTCCACTACAGAGACGATGAGTCCAT GTATTTGGAGGCCAAGAAAGACAGAGTGACGGTGGTGTTCAGCACGGTGTTCAAAGACGACGACGACGTCATCATCGGCAAAGTCTTCATGCAG GAGTTCAAAGAGGGGCGGCGAGCCAGCCACACGGCCCCTCAGGTGCTGTTCAGCCACAGGGAGCCTCCTCTGGAGCTGAAGGACACAGACGCCGCAGTCGGGGACAACATCGGATACATCACCTTCG TCCTGTTCCCTCGTCACACCAATGCCAATGCCAGAGACAACACCATCAACCTCATCCACACCTTCAGGGACTATCTGCACTACCACATAAAGTGCTCCAAG GCCTACATTCACACACGTATGAGGGCCAAGACGTCAGACTTCCTCAAGGTGCTGAACCGTGCCCGGCCTGATGCTGagaagaaagagatgaagacCATCTC tGGAAAGACCTTCTCCCGCTGA